The following are encoded together in the Flavobacterium sp. TR2 genome:
- a CDS encoding sensor histidine kinase, with product MTLKNRISLLVSLLFTILFGLASTVIFILYSNYRKEEFRDRLEIKALSNIKLLVNVKQVDNQLLKIIDQNSINKLYDEKTLVFDSNYKLIYSSIDDAKINWSVDDLKYLKKNKTFFKQQGDYEVYGVFYDTNAKDFYALISATDNYGKKKLLFLRYTLVISYIFFTTICWLLTSFMVRKAMNPLLDFHQKIKNINENNLDTRIESKSTKNEIDLIADEFNFMMDRIELSYQKQKEFTAHASHELRTPLSRMTSQIENALTEPELQPKNKSFLNSILDDVNHLSELINSLLILSKIDNRKADHHEVQRIDEILFSAIEKINKTFPDFVILFEMEESEDLDTALEVKGNKNLLEIALTNILKNACVYSDNKQAKVKISTDHHHLIISVSNTGETLNKEEQKNLFQPFMRGRNSKGTSGFGLGLRIVQRILTLHKANIIYSTPNINTNLFQLFFSL from the coding sequence ATGACATTAAAAAATCGAATATCACTTTTAGTCAGTTTGCTGTTTACCATCCTTTTTGGGTTGGCCTCTACGGTGATATTCATTTTGTATTCCAATTACCGAAAAGAAGAATTTCGCGACCGACTAGAAATCAAAGCTTTATCTAATATTAAGTTATTGGTTAATGTGAAACAGGTCGACAATCAGCTTTTGAAAATAATAGACCAAAATTCTATAAATAAACTGTATGATGAAAAGACTTTGGTTTTTGATTCTAATTATAAACTGATTTACAGCAGTATTGATGACGCAAAAATCAACTGGTCTGTTGATGATTTGAAATATTTGAAAAAGAATAAAACCTTTTTTAAACAACAGGGCGATTATGAAGTCTACGGTGTTTTTTATGATACTAATGCCAAAGATTTTTATGCTTTAATATCGGCTACAGATAATTATGGCAAAAAGAAATTGCTTTTCTTGCGCTATACATTAGTCATTTCGTATATCTTTTTTACTACAATCTGCTGGCTGCTTACATCATTTATGGTTAGAAAAGCTATGAATCCGCTTCTTGACTTCCATCAGAAAATAAAAAATATAAATGAGAACAACTTAGATACGAGAATTGAATCTAAAAGCACTAAAAATGAAATTGATCTAATTGCTGACGAATTTAATTTTATGATGGACCGTATTGAGCTATCGTACCAAAAGCAAAAGGAATTTACTGCTCATGCCTCGCATGAACTCAGAACACCGCTTTCTAGAATGACTTCTCAGATAGAAAATGCTTTGACCGAACCAGAACTTCAGCCAAAAAACAAGTCTTTTTTAAATTCGATTTTAGATGATGTCAATCATTTGAGCGAGCTGATAAATTCTTTGCTTATCCTTTCAAAAATTGACAATCGAAAGGCAGATCATCATGAAGTGCAAAGAATTGATGAAATTTTATTTTCTGCTATCGAAAAAATCAACAAAACTTTTCCTGATTTCGTTATTCTTTTTGAAATGGAAGAAAGCGAGGATTTAGATACAGCTTTGGAAGTAAAAGGAAATAAAAATCTGTTAGAAATAGCCTTAACCAATATTCTAAAAAATGCCTGTGTTTATTCAGACAATAAACAGGCAAAAGTAAAAATAAGCACCGACCATCATCATCTCATTATTTCTGTATCCAATACAGGAGAAACTTTAAATAAAGAAGAGCAAAAGAATCTTTTTCAACCTTTTATGCGCGGCCGCAATTCAAAAGGAACCTCTGGTTTTGGGCTTGGCTTACGAATTGTGCAACGCATTCTTACATTACATAAAGCAAACATAATTTACTCAACTCCAAATATTAACACGAATTTATTTCAATTATTTTTTAGTTTGTAA